A genomic window from Diospyros lotus cultivar Yz01 chromosome 2, ASM1463336v1, whole genome shotgun sequence includes:
- the LOC127794065 gene encoding sodium transporter HKT1-like, with protein sequence MANFAWFGNKLQHLCSCLCLKLACFGRSIFNLLVCFYRHFLFSMKSFTIHVVYFVSLSFLGFLILKVLKPRTESFEPRNLDLLFTSVSASTVSSMSTVEMEVFSNTQLIVLTVLMFIGGEVFTSMVGLHLGRIKFRRFGRNSSSANSSNLGTSSSSQDKIELGITGGPDNDFHTKFETLDHHTDEHLRYRSIKFLGFVVLGYLLVINGVGIAFVFGYLKLVSSAGNVLKTKGLKSLTFSVFTVVSTFASCGFVPTNENMVVFSKNSGLLLMLIPQVLVGNTLFPPCLRFSIWVLGKFVKNKAEESDYLLKNTGEVGYLHLLPNLHSSLLVVTVGGFILVQFILFCSLEWESAAFSGMNTYQKIVGVLFETVNSRHSGETILDISTIAPAILVLFIVMMYLPPYTSFLPKKENDEINYGLGQDDVNANTKSKKRISSRRKVAVLENLILSQLSYLVIIIILICITERTKMRDDPLNFNVLNVVLEVISAYGNVGFTTGYSCKRQLKVDENCKDKWYGFSGWWSDKGKLILILVMFLGRFKKFNMQGGQAWKLF encoded by the exons ATGGCCAACTTTGCTTGGTTTGGAAACAAACTGCAACATCTTTGTAGTTGTTTATGCTTGAAGCTGGCCTGTTTCGGGAGATCAATATTCAATCTTCTTGTCTGCTTCTACCGTCACTTTCTTTTCAGTATGAAGTCGTTTACCATTCACGTTGTCTATTTTGTCTCCCTTTCGTTTCTGGGTTTTCTCATTCTCAAGGTTTTGAAGCCAAGAACCGAATCGTTCGAGCCTAGGAATCTAGATTTGCTCTTCACGTCCGTATCTGCGTCCACAGTGTCGAGCATGTCCACTGTTGAAATGGAGGTTTTCTCCAACACCCAACTCATCGTTCTCACCGTCTTGATGTTCATAGGTGGCGAGGTTTTCACCTCCATGGTCGGGCTTCATTTAGGGAGGATTAAGTTTAGGAGATTTGGGCGTAACAGTAGTAGTGCCAATAGTAGTAATCTTGGTACTTCGAGTTCCTCGCAGGACAAAATAGAGCTAGGAATCACGGGAGGACCCGATAATGACTTCCACACAAAATTCGAGACACTAGATCATCATACTGACGAGCATTTGAGGTACAGATCAATCAAGTTTTTGGGGTTCGTGGTTTTGGGTTATCTTCTAGTGATTAACGGGGTAGGAATAGCGTTTGTTTTCGGGTACCTAAAACTGGTTTCAAGTGCAGGAAATGTCCTCAAAACCAAGGGCCTAAAGTCGCTCACTTTCTCCGTCTTCACAGTGGTTTCAACCTTTGCAAGTTGTGGCTTCGTGCCAACGAACGAAAACATGGTGGTTTTCAGCAAGAATTCCGGCCTGCTCCTGATGCTCATACCTCAAGTTCTTGTGGGGAACACTTTATTCCCTCCATGCTTGAGATTTTCCATATGGGTTTTGGGTAAGTTTGTGAAGAATAAGGCAGAGGAATCCGATTACCTGTTGAAGAATACAGGGGAAGTTGGATATCTGCACTTGCTTCCCAACTTGCACTCGTCCCTCTTGGTGGTTACAGTCGGGGGATTCATTCTTGTACAGTTCATTCTCTTCTGCTCTCTGGAGTGGGAATCCGCAGCCTTCAGTGGAATGAATACTTACCAGAAAATCGTGGGAGTGTTGTTTGAAACTGTCAACTCAAGGCATAGCGGTGAAACTATACTGGATATCTCTACCATCGCTCCTGCCATCTTGGTGCTCTTCATTGTCATGAT GTACCTTCCTCCTTACACTTCGTTCTTACCCAAAAAAGAGAACGATGAGATTAATTATGGACTAGGACAAGACGATGTTAATGCTAATACAAAGTCGAAGAAAAGAATAAGCAGCAGGCGAAAGGTGGCGGTGCTAGAGAACCTCATTCTCTCACAGCTTTCTTATCTAGTTATAATCATCATTCTCATTTGCATCACGGAGCGCACAAAGATGAGAGACGATCCCCTCAATTTCAACGTCTTGAACGTTGTTCTCGAAGTCATAAG TGCATACGGAAATGTGGGGTTCACGACAGGCTACAGTTGCAAGCGGCAACTAAAGGTCGACGAGAATTGCAAAGACAAATGGTACGGATTCTCGGGATGGTGGAGCGACAAGGGCAAGCTCATTCTCATTCTTGTCATGTTTCTTGGAAGATTCAAGAAGTTCAATATGCAGGGAGGCCAAGCTTGGAAGCTCTTCTAG